A single region of the Anaerolineales bacterium genome encodes:
- a CDS encoding alpha-amylase, with amino-acid sequence MRNHPLLYEINTFAWLNTLSHRYGRGITLHNVPDEVLDTIAADHFDVVWLMGIWERSPDARDIARSHEGLRNDYAHALPGFTEDDIIGSPYAIHRYAVDSRIGGRDGLAAFREALRRRGMALILDYVPNHVANDHHWIHDHPDALLGGTDEDMLESPGHFYRARSGRIVAHGRDPYFPPWGDTAQVNAFSPAGRAVTREALIEIAKQCDGVRCDMAMLLVNRIFAMTWGLNDHHQNEFWREVIPAVKTAFPNFLFMAEVYWDMEHELQRLGFDYTYDKRLYDRLLHEGTALVRDHLMASYKYQARMVRFLENHDEPRALTAFGEKRIAAAAVLTLTLPGMKLIYEGQLEGRRVKLPVQLGRAPDEPLEAWLRDMYRSLLAEVNHPIYHDGVFMLLAAHPNPNESESVVHGAVIAYAWAYQEHWRLIVVNRADHAVRARVMLPQPSFRGSGQWHLSDALDDNHTKVVSGDDMLTAGIGVDLAPNSAHIYHMEQK; translated from the coding sequence ATGCGCAACCATCCCCTACTTTACGAAATCAACACCTTTGCCTGGCTCAATACGCTCTCCCACCGCTACGGGAGGGGAATCACTCTACACAACGTTCCCGACGAAGTACTCGACACTATCGCCGCTGATCATTTCGATGTCGTCTGGCTGATGGGCATCTGGGAGCGCAGCCCCGACGCACGCGACATTGCTCGCAGCCACGAAGGGCTACGCAACGACTATGCACACGCCCTGCCCGGTTTTACCGAAGACGATATTATTGGCTCTCCTTATGCCATTCACCGCTATGCCGTTGATTCGCGCATTGGCGGGCGGGATGGCTTAGCCGCCTTCCGAGAGGCGCTGCGGCGGCGGGGAATGGCGCTGATCCTCGATTATGTGCCAAACCATGTGGCAAATGACCATCACTGGATTCACGACCATCCCGATGCTCTCTTGGGCGGCACAGATGAGGATATGTTGGAGTCGCCGGGACATTTCTACCGCGCCCGCAGTGGGCGCATTGTTGCCCATGGGCGCGACCCCTACTTTCCACCCTGGGGGGATACCGCCCAAGTGAATGCCTTCTCGCCCGCCGGACGCGCCGTCACCCGCGAGGCGCTCATTGAGATTGCCAAACAATGTGACGGCGTGCGCTGTGATATGGCGATGCTGCTTGTCAACCGCATCTTCGCCATGACCTGGGGGCTGAACGATCACCACCAGAATGAATTCTGGCGGGAGGTCATTCCAGCGGTCAAAACCGCCTTCCCGAACTTCCTCTTTATGGCGGAAGTCTATTGGGATATGGAGCATGAACTGCAACGGCTTGGCTTCGATTACACCTATGACAAACGCCTTTATGATCGGCTGCTTCATGAGGGGACAGCCCTCGTGCGCGATCACCTCATGGCAAGTTACAAGTATCAAGCGCGGATGGTGCGCTTCCTAGAAAATCACGACGAACCACGTGCGCTAACGGCATTTGGCGAAAAACGCATCGCCGCCGCTGCCGTGCTAACGCTGACCTTGCCCGGTATGAAGTTGATCTACGAGGGGCAGTTAGAAGGGCGGCGGGTGAAGCTCCCCGTCCAATTAGGACGCGCCCCTGACGAACCCCTTGAAGCATGGCTGCGTGACATGTACCGCAGCCTATTGGCAGAAGTGAACCATCCCATCTATCATGATGGGGTGTTCATGCTTTTGGCGGCGCATCCCAACCCCAATGAGTCCGAGTCAGTGGTGCATGGGGCGGTAATCGCTTATGCGTGGGCATACCAAGAGCATTGGCGCTTGATTGTGGTAAACCGTGCCGATCATGCTGTGCGGGCGCGGGTGATGCTTCCTCAACCCAGTTTCAGAGGGTCGGGGCAGTGGCATCTTTCAGATGCCCTCGATGACAATCATACAAAAGTGGTCAGCGGCGATGATATGCTGACGGCAGGCATAGGCGTTGACCTTGCGCCGAACTCCGCCCACATCTACCACATGGAACAGAAGTGA
- a CDS encoding YceI family protein: MGGFIRRRRLFLVFAFVVLSAVGLGIARTVLICCAPPPTFQLTFTPTADVTLVPETPRFVVDTIQSVFRYTASGQGILGIAQLPGIFKLSGWDVLLVPEGVGYRVKVAIQIDGNTATAVNGLLLSTLRQVLEIDANPYADFIGDATTLVTLEALEKDGVEVVISGTLELVKKTRQVELPVRLMLKDGVLSARGTVSLDLGLWDIHVPTAIMSSTIRFEAEIYATKPLQP; the protein is encoded by the coding sequence GTGGGAGGCTTTATACGCCGTCGTCGTCTGTTCTTAGTATTCGCCTTTGTCGTACTGAGCGCTGTTGGGCTGGGCATTGCCCGAACAGTGCTGATCTGCTGCGCACCGCCTCCCACCTTCCAACTCACCTTCACCCCGACGGCGGATGTGACTCTCGTTCCAGAGACACCCCGTTTTGTTGTGGATACCATCCAATCGGTGTTCCGGTATACGGCATCGGGGCAGGGCATTTTGGGAATTGCCCAATTGCCCGGGATCTTCAAACTCTCTGGGTGGGACGTGCTGCTTGTGCCGGAAGGGGTGGGTTACCGCGTGAAGGTTGCCATTCAAATTGATGGGAACACAGCAACAGCCGTCAACGGGCTGCTGCTCTCGACGCTTCGGCAGGTTTTGGAGATTGACGCCAACCCTTACGCCGATTTTATTGGCGATGCGACGACTCTAGTTACCTTAGAGGCGCTCGAAAAAGACGGCGTTGAGGTCGTCATCTCTGGAACGCTGGAATTGGTGAAAAAAACGCGGCAGGTGGAACTCCCTGTCCGGCTGATGCTGAAGGATGGCGTCCTCTCAGCAAGGGGAACAGTCTCGCTGGACTTAGGTTTGTGGGATATTCATGTCCCAACGGCGATCATGAGCAGCACGATCCGCTTTGAGGCAGAAATCTACGCAACCAAGCCCCTTCAACCTTGA
- a CDS encoding sugar transferase translates to MTELHRPPITIVRNPLKRTVDSVLSGIGLVVLAPFMLVIGVVIMRGSPGGMFYSQMRVGRAGVLFRCYKFRTMVAGADKLGGSITIKNDSRITRIGQFLRRTKLDELPQLWNVLRGEMSLVGSRPEVPSVVAHYTAEQWHVFAIRPGITSLATLHLRDEEAMLALAKDPDTAYETEFVPLKIRLAMTHVYRNSVIYDTYILLLTVWAVIFRFLPVKEHPEVAHLRDRLMRGEV, encoded by the coding sequence GTGACTGAGCTACACAGACCCCCCATCACCATTGTTCGCAACCCACTGAAACGCACCGTTGATAGTGTCCTTTCTGGGATTGGGTTGGTTGTGCTTGCGCCATTTATGCTCGTCATTGGCGTCGTCATTATGCGCGGGTCGCCGGGCGGCATGTTCTATTCCCAAATGCGTGTGGGACGGGCGGGCGTCCTTTTTCGTTGTTACAAATTTCGCACGATGGTCGCTGGTGCAGATAAACTCGGCGGCTCGATCACGATTAAAAATGACAGCCGGATCACTCGGATTGGTCAATTTCTCCGCCGCACAAAACTTGATGAACTCCCGCAGTTGTGGAATGTCCTTCGGGGGGAAATGAGTTTGGTTGGCTCACGCCCAGAAGTGCCGTCTGTTGTCGCCCATTACACGGCGGAACAATGGCATGTTTTCGCCATCCGTCCGGGGATCACCAGCCTTGCCACCCTTCACCTGCGGGATGAGGAAGCCATGCTCGCTCTAGCCAAAGACCCCGACACTGCCTATGAGACGGAATTCGTCCCCTTAAAAATCCGCTTGGCAATGACCCATGTGTATCGCAACTCGGTGATCTATGACACCTACATCTTGCTGCTGACCGTCTGGGCAGTGATCTTCCGGTTTTTACCGGTCAAAGAACACCCAGAGGTTGCCCACCTGCGCGACCGGTTGATGCGCGGGGAGGTCTAG